A single Dreissena polymorpha isolate Duluth1 chromosome 14, UMN_Dpol_1.0, whole genome shotgun sequence DNA region contains:
- the LOC127858247 gene encoding death-associated inhibitor of apoptosis 2-like codes for MNVCGDESQCEGMSEGRVSLKGLQSGVLVEPEEISKVLPNIATKAVHPSDDFHIATSTEACVASARAPSNSSEISSNEYETDYANITVVKQQLPTTPQQPLREQIQQLVCRQHTNFPTFNNLSSLTHTNLCGTSIPKYPTFSTVPQRLKSFGDVFLAVSTQLLSVAGFFLVQNGGEDATRCYHCGIGLRHWSPEDDPWVEHARFSPKCDYLLSAKGQEFVNLIQLAVQYSSYPANATSNKLNQTSSTNMSTLTSSSEHSISKTEVRENAALHTIMKCMYCSHKEVSLVFLPCGHLISCDGCGKEQRNCRMCGSNIKGTVRTFRA; via the exons ATGAACGTGTGTGGTGATGAATCGCAGTGTGAGGGGATGAGTGAAGGAAGAGTATCGCTGAAAGGCCTTCAAAGTGGGGTATTGGTCGAGCCAGAAGAAATATCCAAAGTGTTACCAAACATCGCAACTAAAGCGGTTCATCCGTCGGAcgattttcatattgctacaagCACGGAAGCTTGTGTTGCTTCAGCAAGGGCACCTTCTAATAGTTCTGAAATTTCCTCAAACGAATATGAAACAGATTATGCAAACATTACTGTTGTAAAACAGCAGTTACCAACAACACCCCAGCAACCGCTCCGTGAGCAAATTCAACAGTTGGTTTGTAGACAACATACAAACTTTCCGACCTTCAACAATTTGTCTTCACTCACGCACACAAACTTATGCGGAACATCAATTCCCAAGTATCCTACTTTTTCTACGGTTCCCCAAAGATTAAAGTCTTTTGGAGACGTTTTTCTCGCAGTGTCAACACAACTTCTGAGCGTTGCTGGATTTTTCTTGGTACAGAATGGAGGCGAAGATGCTACAAGATGTTACCATTGTGGAATCG GGTTACGCCATTGGAGTCCAGAAGATGACCCTTGGGTTGAGCATGCGCGTTTCTCTCCAAAGTGTGATTACTTGCTCAGTGCGAAGGGACAAGAATTTGTGAACTTAATACAGTTGGCGGTTCAGTATTCATCTTAT cctgcaAATGCTACGTCAAATAAATTGAACCAAACGTCATCGACGAATATGTCTACTTTAACTTCTTCATCAG AGCATAGCATTTCGAAAACTGAAGTGAGAGAGAATGCTGCATTACACACCATCATGAAGTGTATGTACTGTAGCCATAAGGAGGTATCCCTTGTTTTCCTCCCATGTGGACACCTCATCTCATGCGATGGGTGTGGCAAGGAGCAACGGAATTGCAGAATGTGTGGCTCCAACATTAAAGGCACAGTGCGCACTTTCCGGGCATAA